The following are from one region of the Planctomycetia bacterium genome:
- a CDS encoding flagellar protein FliS: protein MSHTAGNTYFENQVQTASPQKLHWMLVDAALRDARRAEESLLKNSPIQASADLAHAEAIIAEILCAMRRDLAPELVDKCQAIYGFILRSLSDAHLKDDLGALQGAIRVLAVEHETWRMAVENAAAKKPSSAPAPHLAFDSSAVSSGFSFEA, encoded by the coding sequence ATGTCGCACACCGCCGGCAACACCTATTTCGAAAACCAGGTTCAAACGGCGTCGCCGCAAAAGCTGCACTGGATGCTCGTCGACGCGGCGTTGCGCGACGCCCGGCGTGCGGAAGAGTCTCTGTTGAAGAACTCTCCCATTCAAGCCAGCGCGGATCTCGCTCATGCCGAAGCGATCATCGCCGAGATTCTGTGTGCCATGCGCCGCGATTTGGCGCCGGAGCTGGTGGACAAGTGCCAAGCCATTTACGGCTTCATCTTGCGATCGCTCTCCGATGCGCATCTGAAAGACGATCTCGGAGCGCTGCAAGGGGCCATTCGCGTGCTGGCGGTCGAACACGAAACCTGGCGCATGGCGGTAGAAAACGCCGCCGCTAAAAAGCCGAGCAGCGCGCCGGCGCCCCATCTTGCTTTCGATTCGAGTGCCGTCTCCAGCGGCTTCTCGTTCGAGGCCTAG
- the csrA gene encoding carbon storage regulator CsrA, protein MLVLSRQRDESIIIGDNIVITIVDIRGDKVRLGINAPTEITVHRQEVYEAIQRENLRASRLEPKDARNVGRTDVK, encoded by the coding sequence ATGCTTGTGCTTTCGAGACAACGCGACGAGAGCATCATCATCGGTGATAACATCGTTATCACGATCGTCGATATACGTGGAGATAAGGTACGGCTTGGTATCAACGCGCCGACCGAGATCACCGTGCATCGGCAAGAGGTCTACGAGGCGATCCAACGCGAAAACCTTCGCGCCAGTCGTCTTGAGCCCAAGGATGCCCGCAACGTCGGTCGAACCGACGTAAAATAG
- the fliW gene encoding flagellar assembly protein FliW, whose translation MQIRTTRFGTLTVEPEDILTFRTGFVGLEDCRQWILLADASNEALGWLQCTTRSETALAVVSPRRFVPDYRFRTFRSEMASIDLVNMEESQVLVTVSRHDGSLTLNLKAPIVINVRTRHGRQVVANDDHPLQYLLPAAPSLLKKSA comes from the coding sequence ATGCAAATTCGCACGACCCGATTCGGCACTCTGACGGTGGAACCGGAAGATATTCTGACGTTTCGGACCGGCTTCGTCGGACTGGAAGATTGCCGGCAATGGATTCTCTTGGCCGATGCTTCGAACGAGGCGCTCGGCTGGTTGCAATGCACGACGCGCTCGGAGACCGCCTTGGCGGTCGTGAGCCCGCGTCGATTCGTACCCGACTACCGATTTCGGACGTTTCGCAGCGAAATGGCCTCGATCGATCTGGTCAACATGGAAGAGTCGCAGGTGTTGGTGACGGTCTCGCGGCATGACGGAAGCTTGACGTTGAACTTGAAGGCACCGATCGTGATCAATGTGCGCACGCGCCATGGTCGCCAGGTCGTGGCGAACGACGATCATCCGTTGCAATACCTACTGCCCGCAGCGCCGTCGCTTTTGAAGAAGAGTGCATAA
- a CDS encoding AAA family ATPase, with protein sequence MPVTQPSSGGNASAGGATPAPTTDVRLDELLGRIKALAAKTNGSATASPAAVDTAAKQTGPTAGATPASTGAKSADAATVPSTEEVDLFVPREPETFREAMLNEAEAENIALKYLLSCGSASGRQVADQMKLSFKMVDEMLFQLKSDQLVIYRNSAVAGDYQYQLTDMGREKAKRLTEHCTYYGSAPVSLRDYVASVGLQSLTKRQPSCEDLSRAFSDLKVNDKMLRRLGPAINSGRGLFLFGAPGNGKTSIAERITRAFGDTIWIPRSISIDGEIIRLFDPSNHQSAPLDRGDGLINNINVDRRWIRIQRPTIIAGGELTMDSLEVTLNRSTGISEAPLQLKSNCGTLVIDDFGRQRMSTDELLNRWIVPLEKRYDFLNLPNGKKIQVPFDQLIIFSTNLEPKQLVDDAFLRRIPYKIEVQDPTEQEFRDLMALMAEKLGFEYVESAVDYLVEKHYKRVKRPFRCCQPRDLLLQIKNLCLFERTPTVMSPATFDFAVENYFAVM encoded by the coding sequence ATGCCAGTAACGCAACCATCTTCGGGCGGAAATGCTTCGGCGGGAGGCGCAACTCCTGCGCCTACGACCGACGTCCGACTCGATGAATTGCTCGGCCGCATCAAGGCCCTGGCGGCCAAGACGAACGGTTCGGCCACAGCATCTCCCGCCGCGGTCGACACGGCTGCGAAGCAGACCGGCCCGACCGCCGGCGCAACGCCTGCTTCAACCGGAGCGAAGTCTGCCGACGCCGCAACCGTGCCCTCGACGGAAGAGGTTGATCTGTTCGTTCCGCGCGAGCCCGAGACGTTTCGCGAGGCAATGCTGAACGAAGCCGAAGCGGAGAATATCGCGCTTAAGTATTTGCTGTCGTGCGGATCGGCCTCGGGACGGCAGGTCGCAGACCAGATGAAGCTCTCGTTCAAGATGGTCGACGAGATGCTTTTCCAATTGAAGTCCGATCAACTCGTCATCTATCGAAACTCCGCGGTCGCCGGCGACTATCAATACCAACTCACGGACATGGGCCGTGAGAAGGCCAAGAGACTAACCGAACATTGCACCTATTACGGTTCGGCTCCGGTGAGCCTGCGCGATTATGTCGCCAGCGTCGGGCTGCAATCGTTGACGAAGCGACAACCTTCCTGCGAAGACTTGAGCCGCGCGTTCTCCGACTTGAAGGTGAACGACAAGATGCTCCGACGGCTCGGGCCGGCGATCAACTCCGGGCGCGGGCTGTTCCTCTTCGGCGCTCCGGGTAACGGCAAGACGAGCATCGCCGAACGCATCACGCGCGCCTTCGGCGACACGATCTGGATTCCGCGCTCGATCAGTATCGACGGCGAAATCATCCGACTCTTCGACCCGAGCAACCATCAATCGGCGCCACTCGATCGAGGCGACGGATTGATCAACAACATCAACGTCGATCGTCGCTGGATCCGCATTCAACGCCCGACGATCATCGCCGGCGGTGAGCTGACGATGGACTCGTTGGAAGTGACGCTCAACCGCTCGACCGGCATCAGCGAAGCCCCGCTGCAACTTAAGAGCAACTGCGGCACGCTCGTCATCGACGACTTCGGCCGGCAACGGATGAGCACCGACGAGTTGTTGAATCGCTGGATCGTGCCGCTGGAAAAGCGCTACGACTTCTTGAATTTGCCGAACGGCAAGAAGATTCAGGTTCCCTTCGATCAGCTCATCATCTTCTCGACGAATCTCGAACCGAAACAACTCGTCGACGACGCGTTCTTGCGACGTATCCCTTACAAGATCGAAGTACAAGATCCGACGGAGCAAGAGTTCCGCGACCTGATGGCGCTCATGGCCGAGAAGCTCGGCTTCGAGTACGTCGAGTCGGCGGTCGACTATCTCGTCGAGAAGCACTACAAACGTGTCAAGCGACCGTTCCGCTGCTGCCAACCGCGCGATCTGCTGCTGCAGATCAAGAACCTGTGCCTCTTCGAGCGGACGCCGACCGTGATGTCGCCGGCGACGTTCGACTTCGCAGTGGAAAACTACTTCGCGGTGATGTAG
- the nth gene encoding endonuclease III translates to MAVTAAAKQKAMAVASSLAALYPEAHCALNFHSPLQLLVATILSAQCTDVRVNIVTRDLFRRYRTAQDFADAPLADLEQAVRTTGFFRNKAKNIKACCCELVERYGGEVPQDLAALVVLAGVGRKTANVVLGTAFGIPSGVVVDTHVTRLTHRLGLTKQTDAVKIEKDLMQKLPPEEWIDFSHRLIWHGRLVCQSRKPRCEACVLAEICPKIGVAKPVLKVSKSKPKQSVKQRSPQSKRAAEARASVRNAEQSPGRFR, encoded by the coding sequence ATGGCCGTCACTGCCGCCGCCAAACAGAAAGCGATGGCTGTAGCCTCGAGCCTGGCGGCATTGTATCCCGAAGCGCATTGCGCTTTGAATTTCCATAGCCCGCTGCAACTGCTCGTGGCGACGATCCTCTCCGCCCAATGCACCGATGTGCGGGTGAATATCGTGACGCGTGATCTGTTTCGCCGCTATCGCACGGCGCAAGACTTCGCCGACGCTCCCCTCGCAGATCTCGAACAGGCCGTGCGCACGACCGGCTTCTTTCGCAACAAAGCGAAGAACATCAAAGCCTGCTGTTGCGAATTGGTCGAGCGCTACGGCGGCGAGGTGCCGCAAGACTTGGCGGCGCTGGTCGTTCTCGCCGGCGTCGGGCGCAAGACCGCCAATGTCGTGCTGGGAACGGCCTTCGGAATTCCTTCCGGAGTCGTCGTCGATACGCACGTCACCCGTCTCACGCATCGCCTCGGGCTCACGAAGCAAACCGATGCCGTGAAGATCGAGAAAGACCTGATGCAGAAGTTGCCGCCGGAAGAATGGATTGATTTCAGCCACCGGTTGATCTGGCACGGACGCCTTGTCTGCCAATCGCGTAAGCCTCGTTGCGAAGCATGCGTGCTGGCCGAGATTTGCCCGAAGATCGGGGTCGCTAAGCCGGTATTGAAGGTGTCGAAGAGCAAGCCGAAGCAGTCGGTAAAGCAGAGGAGTCCGCAGTCGAAGCGAGCCGCCGAAGCGCGAGCGTCGGTCCGTAACGCCGAACAGTCACCAGGAAGATTCCGATGA
- the fliD gene encoding flagellar filament capping protein FliD: MRVIAVEKQPVTLLTSDLTNRKSQQAAYTGISASLVSLSLSVAQFGKASVLNSRVASSSNSAALQATATSAAVVGSYSFRPVRLAQSQRFTSAGYSDATTAAVGAGTISVKRGGFVDTDVSLDALNGGAGVARGKIRIIDRSGIAAVVDLSATQSIGDVVRAINENGVAAVTASLQGDSLVITDQSGQTTANLTIQEIGGGKTATDLGIAGSFNASQKIGSDIVKLGPDTKLSTLNDGLGVRRSGSQDDFRIALKDGTTVDVNISTTKTIQDVLTAINGDSENSGKVTAAISADGDKLVLTDNTGGGGTLSVSERNGSKAARDLGILGTEQAGGVLTGTRTLAGLGSVLVKNLNGGQGVATPGSIQLTDRSGATATVALSTAQSLSEVVTAINGAGLGIKAAINTQGHGLTISDTTGLSASNLIIADVGGGTSATDLHIAGDVALASIKTGDLHAAYINDNTALSGLNGGAGISAGQFKITDKSGTSTVLNISGTSYKTIGDVILGINAGAADVTASLNATGDGILLTDNSVGSGSLSVTDLLGGKTAADLHLRGTGTPTIDGAFVDKITIDADDTLNDVVQKIGAGSAPISASVFNTGGSEGYKLLVGTKQGGAAGRVVIDSGTTGLNLTQSQSGLDAVLQLSGNGSSPVVFSSSSNTFTSVVAGVSIDITAASASNVTVNVTENGDSLVAAINNFVTGYNSISSNLKDQTSFDSETTTAGLLQGDQVAVGLRSMLQDLAGRRYGGGSINNLTQIGLKLTGGQLTFDESVLRAKLASDPDGVKDFFGSTDTGVAAAVGKSIKSYVDAANGILFHKIDALDAQQTSLQSRIDDLNVLIESKRTRLANQFLLLEKTLATLKSQQNSLASLTSSSSSSNSSSSSSSS, translated from the coding sequence ATGCGTGTGATCGCGGTCGAGAAGCAGCCGGTGACGTTGCTGACCAGCGATCTTACGAACCGCAAAAGTCAGCAGGCCGCTTATACCGGAATCTCGGCGAGCCTGGTTTCGCTCTCGTTGTCGGTAGCTCAGTTCGGCAAGGCGAGCGTGCTGAATTCGCGCGTCGCGTCGAGCTCCAACTCGGCGGCGCTCCAAGCCACCGCGACCTCGGCGGCGGTCGTCGGCTCATATAGCTTTCGGCCCGTGAGGCTTGCTCAGAGCCAGCGGTTCACTTCGGCCGGTTACAGCGACGCCACGACCGCTGCGGTCGGCGCCGGGACGATCTCGGTCAAGCGCGGCGGCTTCGTCGATACGGACGTCTCCCTCGATGCGCTCAACGGCGGGGCGGGAGTCGCACGCGGAAAGATCCGCATTATCGATCGGAGCGGAATCGCCGCGGTCGTCGATCTGAGCGCCACGCAATCGATCGGCGACGTCGTGCGGGCGATCAACGAAAACGGCGTGGCCGCCGTCACCGCTTCATTGCAAGGCGATTCCTTGGTCATCACCGACCAATCGGGCCAAACGACGGCGAACCTCACGATCCAAGAAATCGGCGGCGGCAAGACCGCGACCGATCTCGGAATCGCCGGTTCGTTCAATGCTTCGCAAAAAATCGGCAGCGACATCGTCAAGCTCGGGCCCGATACGAAGCTTTCGACGCTCAACGACGGGCTCGGGGTTCGACGTAGCGGCAGCCAAGATGATTTTCGCATCGCGTTGAAAGACGGCACGACCGTCGACGTCAACATTTCGACGACCAAGACCATTCAAGATGTGCTGACCGCGATCAACGGCGACAGCGAAAACTCCGGCAAAGTGACCGCTGCGATCAGCGCCGACGGCGACAAGCTCGTGCTGACGGACAACACCGGCGGTGGGGGTACGCTGTCGGTAAGCGAACGAAACGGCAGCAAGGCCGCGCGCGATCTCGGAATCCTCGGCACGGAACAAGCCGGCGGCGTGCTTACGGGAACCCGCACGCTCGCCGGTCTCGGCTCCGTGCTCGTCAAGAATCTCAACGGCGGCCAGGGGGTTGCGACTCCCGGCTCGATTCAGCTCACCGATCGTAGCGGAGCGACGGCGACCGTCGCTCTCTCGACGGCCCAGAGCCTGAGCGAAGTCGTTACGGCGATCAACGGCGCAGGCCTAGGAATCAAAGCCGCGATCAATACCCAAGGGCACGGCCTCACGATCTCCGACACGACCGGCTTGTCGGCATCCAACCTAATCATCGCCGATGTCGGAGGGGGAACCTCCGCGACCGATCTACATATCGCGGGCGACGTCGCACTGGCGAGTATAAAGACCGGCGATCTCCATGCCGCCTACATCAACGACAACACGGCGCTGTCCGGTCTTAACGGCGGCGCGGGAATTTCCGCCGGCCAGTTTAAGATCACGGACAAGTCCGGCACTTCGACGGTCCTCAATATCTCGGGAACCTCGTATAAGACGATCGGCGACGTGATCCTCGGCATCAATGCCGGGGCCGCGGATGTGACGGCGTCGTTGAACGCAACCGGCGACGGAATCCTCTTGACCGACAATTCCGTCGGCAGCGGATCGCTGAGCGTTACCGATTTGCTGGGCGGCAAGACCGCGGCCGACTTGCATCTGCGCGGAACCGGGACCCCCACGATCGACGGCGCGTTCGTCGACAAGATCACGATCGATGCCGACGACACCCTCAACGACGTCGTGCAAAAGATCGGTGCGGGAAGCGCGCCGATCTCAGCCTCCGTCTTCAATACGGGGGGATCCGAAGGTTACAAACTCCTCGTCGGTACGAAGCAGGGGGGAGCGGCCGGACGGGTCGTCATCGACTCCGGAACGACGGGGCTCAACCTCACGCAGTCGCAAAGCGGGCTCGACGCCGTGTTGCAATTGAGCGGCAACGGTTCTTCGCCGGTCGTGTTTTCGTCGTCGTCGAACACGTTTACCTCGGTCGTCGCCGGGGTGTCGATCGACATCACGGCCGCTTCGGCCTCGAACGTTACGGTCAACGTTACGGAGAACGGCGACTCGCTCGTGGCCGCGATCAACAACTTCGTGACCGGCTACAACTCGATCTCGAGCAATCTTAAAGACCAGACCAGCTTCGATTCGGAGACGACCACGGCCGGCTTGCTCCAAGGAGATCAGGTCGCCGTCGGCTTGCGTTCGATGCTGCAAGATCTCGCGGGCCGGCGCTACGGCGGCGGCTCCATCAACAATTTGACGCAAATCGGCCTCAAGCTTACCGGGGGGCAGCTCACGTTCGACGAATCCGTGTTGCGTGCCAAGCTGGCATCCGACCCTGACGGCGTGAAAGACTTTTTCGGCTCGACGGATACCGGTGTAGCCGCCGCCGTCGGCAAGTCGATCAAGAGCTACGTCGACGCAGCGAACGGAATTCTGTTCCATAAGATCGATGCACTCGATGCGCAGCAAACCTCGCTCCAGTCGCGGATCGACGATTTGAACGTGCTCATCGAGAGCAAACGAACTCGCTTAGCGAATCAGTTTCTCTTGTTGGAAAAGACTCTGGCGACGTTGAAGTCGCAACAAAACTCCTTGGCGAGTCTCACGAGTTCCAGTAGCTCCAGCAACTCCAGTTCTTCGAGTTCCAGCTCGTAA
- a CDS encoding LON peptidase substrate-binding domain-containing protein, producing the protein MSDDAMSFHAETFAGKVRLFPLPNLVMFPHVLQPLHIFEPRYRALLEEALEDDRLIAMAVLSPGWEKHYEGRPKLRQTACLGRVLTHQRVEGDRYNILLAGLRRVRIVRELPPEKMFREADVELLDDAYPAEFASERPAAQHRLLEQFRRLLPNMPEVHQQLEELLCTDVSLGMLTDLISYTMQLPIETKELLLREANVDRRCEMLLKLMAEQPTGKGKAGGSSRGLRWPPDFSAN; encoded by the coding sequence ATGTCCGACGACGCCATGTCGTTTCACGCCGAAACCTTCGCCGGAAAGGTGAGGCTGTTTCCGTTGCCGAACTTGGTGATGTTCCCGCACGTCTTGCAACCGTTGCACATCTTCGAGCCCCGCTATCGGGCCTTGCTCGAAGAAGCCCTCGAAGACGACCGGCTCATTGCGATGGCGGTTTTATCTCCCGGGTGGGAGAAGCATTACGAAGGCCGACCGAAGCTCCGACAGACGGCATGCCTCGGCCGGGTGCTTACGCATCAGCGCGTCGAGGGCGATCGATACAACATCCTGCTGGCCGGCTTGCGGCGCGTGCGGATCGTTCGCGAGCTGCCCCCGGAGAAGATGTTTCGCGAAGCCGACGTGGAACTGCTCGACGACGCTTATCCGGCCGAGTTCGCCTCGGAACGCCCCGCGGCTCAGCATCGGCTGCTCGAGCAATTTCGCCGCTTGCTGCCGAACATGCCCGAGGTGCATCAGCAACTCGAAGAACTGCTCTGTACGGACGTCTCGCTCGGGATGCTGACCGATTTGATTTCCTACACGATGCAACTCCCGATCGAAACGAAAGAGCTGCTGCTGCGAGAAGCGAACGTCGATCGACGCTGCGAGATGCTCTTGAAGCTGATGGCGGAACAGCCGACCGGCAAAGGAAAAGCCGGGGGGTCTAGCCGCGGCTTGCGTTGGCCGCCGGATTTCAGCGCCAATTGA
- a CDS encoding DUF309 domain-containing protein translates to MDGAEYNPLYLQGIELFNACDFFESHEAWEEIWQEEFGASRKFYQGLIQAAVALHHFGNGNIRGAKKVFYGSCGYLEPYRPTYLGLDVDKFVTQLKTCFAPIVASTEEFPKVEIDPELIPEIHLDPPPVVAETEEAS, encoded by the coding sequence ATGGATGGCGCAGAATACAACCCGCTCTATCTACAAGGGATCGAGCTGTTCAACGCCTGCGATTTCTTCGAAAGCCACGAAGCCTGGGAAGAAATCTGGCAGGAAGAGTTCGGAGCGTCGCGCAAGTTCTATCAGGGCTTGATTCAAGCAGCCGTGGCGTTGCATCACTTCGGCAACGGTAACATCCGCGGCGCTAAGAAGGTTTTTTACGGAAGTTGCGGGTATCTCGAACCGTATCGCCCAACTTACCTGGGGCTCGATGTCGATAAATTCGTTACTCAGTTGAAGACTTGCTTCGCTCCCATCGTGGCGAGCACCGAAGAGTTTCCGAAAGTCGAGATCGATCCCGAGCTGATTCCCGAGATTCATCTCGATCCGCCGCCAGTCGTAGCCGAAACGGAAGAAGCCTCTTAG
- the acnA gene encoding aconitate hydratase AcnA, whose protein sequence is MSSSARPRDPFGARDTFSLSSGPVGIYRLSKLEQLGLCKLSTLPYSIRILLEAVLRNCDGYQVTEDDVRGMASWKAEKTTETEIPFKCARVVLQDFTGVPCVVDLAHMRSAMDRLGGDPNKINPLIPVDLVVDHSVQVDRFATDASLEENEELEFERNGERDEFLRWGQKALDNFRVVPPGLGIVHQINLEYLAKCVFVRDDGLGPCALPDTLVGTDSHTTMINGLGVLGWGVGGIEAEAAMLGQPMYMLLPDVIGVELSGELPAGTTATDLVLTVTQMLRKEGVVGKFVEFCGPGVTKMKLADRATIANMAPEYGATMGFFPIDDETLSFLRRTGRTAAEVELVERYMKEQGLFRTDATPIPSFTKLLKMDLSTVEPSLAGPKRPQDRVALKNVKSEFAASLKASVDKRGFALDDAALKRIGNVVDNGHSAEITHGAVVIAAITSCTNTSNPSVMLGAGLLARNAVAKGLKVKPYVKTSLAPGSRVVADYLERADVMNDLRALGFNIVGYGCTTCIGNSGPLPDAVAKAVVDSNLVASAVISGNRNFEGRVNPHVKANYLASPPLVVAYALAGSTDIDLTTEPLGIGNDGKAVYLRDIWPTAAEVSEVVERCVVPEMFRTRYSDVFNANPRWNAIKITESDLFAWNEASTYVQEPPFLIDLPKEASPIKAIHSARVLAVLGDSVTTDHISPAGNIAKNSPAGRFLMEKGVQPVDFNSYGARRGNDRVMTRGTFANIRIRNHMVPGVEGGVTRYLPDGEQLSIYDAAMRYKAQSVPLVILAGAEYGTGSSRDWAAKGTYLLGVRAVIATSFERIHRSNLVGMGILPLEFTGGHTWQTLGLTGEEIFDFAGLDDNLQPRSILKVHATTPAGKAIEFEARVRIDSQVERDYYRNGGILQTVLRKLLLES, encoded by the coding sequence ATGTCGTCTTCGGCTCGTCCTCGCGATCCCTTCGGTGCCCGCGATACATTCTCACTTTCCAGCGGCCCGGTCGGTATTTATCGTCTTTCGAAGCTGGAGCAACTCGGCCTTTGCAAATTGTCGACGCTGCCGTATTCGATTCGCATTCTGCTCGAAGCCGTGTTGCGCAACTGCGACGGCTACCAAGTCACCGAAGACGATGTACGCGGCATGGCCTCGTGGAAGGCCGAAAAGACGACCGAAACGGAAATTCCGTTTAAGTGTGCGCGCGTCGTGTTGCAAGACTTCACCGGCGTCCCTTGCGTGGTCGATTTGGCCCACATGCGCAGCGCGATGGACCGGCTCGGCGGCGACCCGAACAAGATCAATCCGTTGATTCCGGTCGATCTCGTGGTCGACCATTCGGTGCAGGTCGATCGTTTCGCGACGGACGCCTCGCTCGAAGAAAACGAAGAGCTCGAATTCGAGCGCAACGGCGAACGCGACGAATTCCTCCGCTGGGGCCAAAAGGCGCTCGACAACTTCCGCGTCGTCCCGCCGGGGCTCGGCATCGTCCACCAAATCAATTTGGAGTACTTAGCCAAATGCGTCTTCGTGCGCGACGACGGGCTCGGCCCTTGCGCGCTGCCCGACACCCTCGTCGGCACCGATAGCCACACGACCATGATCAACGGTCTCGGTGTGCTCGGCTGGGGGGTCGGCGGGATCGAGGCCGAAGCGGCCATGCTCGGTCAACCGATGTACATGCTCTTGCCCGACGTCATCGGCGTCGAGCTCTCCGGCGAATTGCCGGCCGGCACCACGGCGACCGACCTAGTGCTTACCGTGACGCAGATGCTTCGCAAAGAAGGGGTCGTCGGGAAGTTCGTCGAGTTTTGCGGCCCCGGCGTAACGAAGATGAAGCTCGCCGACCGCGCGACGATCGCCAACATGGCTCCGGAATATGGCGCCACGATGGGCTTCTTCCCGATCGACGACGAGACGCTGAGCTTCCTCCGCCGCACCGGTCGCACCGCCGCCGAGGTCGAGCTGGTCGAGCGCTACATGAAGGAGCAAGGTCTGTTCCGTACCGATGCGACGCCGATTCCCTCGTTCACGAAGCTGCTCAAGATGGATCTCTCGACGGTCGAGCCGAGCCTCGCGGGCCCGAAGCGGCCGCAAGATCGGGTGGCGCTCAAGAACGTGAAGAGCGAGTTCGCCGCATCCCTTAAGGCTTCGGTCGATAAGCGAGGCTTCGCGCTCGACGATGCCGCACTTAAGCGGATCGGCAACGTCGTCGACAACGGCCACTCGGCCGAAATCACGCACGGAGCGGTTGTGATCGCCGCGATCACGAGCTGCACGAACACCAGCAATCCGTCCGTGATGCTCGGGGCCGGCCTCTTGGCTCGCAACGCCGTTGCCAAAGGCTTGAAGGTAAAGCCTTACGTGAAGACGAGCCTCGCTCCCGGCTCGCGCGTCGTCGCCGATTACCTCGAGCGGGCCGACGTGATGAACGACCTCCGCGCGCTCGGTTTCAACATCGTCGGCTACGGCTGCACGACCTGTATCGGCAATAGCGGGCCGCTGCCCGATGCCGTCGCCAAGGCGGTGGTCGATAGCAACTTGGTTGCCTCGGCTGTGATCAGCGGCAACCGCAATTTCGAAGGGCGTGTCAATCCGCACGTCAAGGCAAACTATCTCGCCAGCCCGCCGCTCGTCGTGGCGTACGCTCTGGCGGGCTCGACCGATATCGATCTGACGACCGAGCCGCTCGGCATCGGCAACGACGGCAAGGCGGTCTACTTGAGAGACATTTGGCCGACCGCCGCCGAGGTAAGCGAAGTCGTCGAGCGCTGCGTCGTGCCCGAGATGTTCCGAACTCGCTATTCCGACGTCTTCAACGCCAACCCTCGTTGGAACGCGATCAAGATCACCGAAAGCGATCTCTTTGCCTGGAACGAAGCGAGCACCTATGTCCAAGAGCCGCCGTTCTTGATCGACCTCCCGAAAGAAGCCTCGCCGATTAAAGCGATCCACAGCGCTCGGGTCTTGGCCGTCCTCGGCGATTCCGTGACGACGGACCATATCTCGCCGGCCGGCAACATCGCGAAGAATAGCCCCGCGGGGCGGTTCCTCATGGAGAAGGGGGTCCAACCGGTCGACTTCAATAGCTACGGCGCTCGCCGCGGCAACGACCGAGTCATGACGCGCGGCACCTTCGCCAACATTCGGATCCGCAACCACATGGTTCCCGGCGTCGAAGGAGGCGTGACGCGCTACCTTCCGGACGGCGAACAACTCTCGATCTACGACGCTGCGATGCGCTATAAGGCCCAGTCGGTCCCGCTCGTGATCCTAGCGGGGGCCGAATACGGCACCGGCAGCAGCCGCGATTGGGCCGCTAAGGGAACCTACCTGCTCGGCGTTCGCGCCGTGATCGCGACGAGCTTCGAGCGCATTCATCGGAGCAACCTCGTCGGCATGGGAATTCTGCCGCTCGAATTCACCGGCGGCCACACCTGGCAAACGCTCGGCCTGACGGGGGAGGAAATCTTCGACTTCGCCGGTCTCGACGACAACCTTCAACCGCGGAGCATCCTCAAGGTCCACGCGACCACTCCGGCCGGCAAGGCGATCGAGTTCGAAGCCCGCGTGCGGATCGATTCGCAAGTCGAACGCGACTATTATCGCAACGGCGGCATCCTCCAAACCGTGCTCCGCAAGCTCTTACTGGAATCGTAA
- the dcd gene encoding dCTP deaminase: MILSGLEIRKQLGTKIVIEPYDERNLNPNSYNMTLHDELMTYEEVVLDMRKANRVRRLTIPAEGLVLSPHQLYLGRTIERTETYDLVPMIEGRSSIGRLGLFVHVTAGFGDVGFRGFWTLEMFAVQPVRIYPGVPICQIFYHQIVGEYANYVSDKYQNNHDIQPSLLFKELNPECEEDPQLKLDFGIERSHA, translated from the coding sequence ATGATCCTTTCAGGTCTTGAGATTCGTAAGCAACTGGGAACGAAGATCGTCATCGAGCCGTACGATGAACGGAATCTGAACCCCAACAGCTACAACATGACGTTGCACGACGAACTGATGACCTACGAGGAGGTCGTGCTCGATATGCGCAAGGCCAATCGTGTGCGCCGGCTAACGATTCCCGCCGAGGGCTTGGTGCTGAGCCCGCATCAGTTGTACTTGGGGCGCACGATCGAGCGGACGGAGACGTACGACTTGGTGCCGATGATCGAAGGGCGCTCGTCGATCGGCCGGCTCGGGTTGTTCGTGCATGTCACCGCGGGCTTCGGCGACGTCGGTTTTCGCGGCTTTTGGACGTTGGAAATGTTCGCCGTGCAACCGGTGCGGATCTATCCCGGCGTGCCGATCTGCCAGATCTTCTACCACCAGATCGTCGGCGAGTATGCGAACTACGTCAGCGACAAGTATCAGAACAACCACGACATTCAACCGAGCTTGCTCTTCAAAGAGCTGAACCCGGAGTGCGAAGAAGACCCGCAACTCAAGCTCGATTTCGGCATCGAGCGCTCGCACGCTTGA